The genomic region ggtagactcgcttagcatagggggtctagccttaggacccttactggatacagacgccccaGGAAGGAATCAAACTTGCGATCCTCTGCTCCAAAGGCGTGTAGTCTAACCACTACGCTATCCAGCTGCTatcaatatatatatgtatatattaggggtgcaacgatacacaaaattcatggttcggttcggttcgatactttggtgtcacggttcaatattttttcgatacaaaaaatttttcttgcttttttaatttgtcatttattaaaattataaatatatattttaactcaaaagtacagtttttaaatttaatgttgctgaaacaacaaaataattaataaaataaataaatctatctgatcgagaaatcactcatctttggaaaagagagtttattacagagaaatggctctttccaaaataaaagctatactatacgcttttTCTGgggcatattaaacatatcaggtccccataaggagaatcatgtgctgaCGGCTGTCTAAacgactcgggtaaagtttgtagcacgcgtgcttgttgtttttgtctgcttccacttgtctttgcactaggatgatgtcggcgtaaatgtgcagtcatattcattgtgttcccactagtgctgtcagcattgatctgaaatgacgttaacgccacaacacggcaaatctcagttaacgagctaccgcggatcgccccgtgcgtggggctggacggcttcaacacgttaacgagcaaacgctaacgcagtagttcccatccatgtaattgagcattgcgtggctcatccgacatactgttttacttttgtccatgacgggCTTACCTTCAgtgtcatacttcacatgaagaccaaaatagttccaaaggccagatctgaatgagggtgggggaggttcaatttgccatgttacaacaagcttagcttctgtcttgctagcttgcactgcactcagtggatctgcgctcgacagtgcagcctaggcggagtagtcgaacgcagatccattgagctctgaacacagacagcatcgtcagaagaaaagttgataaaataaattaaaaattttgtattgttagATACATAtccgtaccgaaccgaaagcactgtatcgaacggttcaatatcgatacgagtatcgttgcacccctagtatatatatatatatatatatacatatatatatatatacatatagatagatagatagatttgaacagatgtacctaataaactgGCAGGTGACTGTATACTTCAAGGTCACTGTTCAGATTTCCTGTATTCTTTGAATATTTGCCAACGTGTAGTTGCTTGCATTGTGTACATGCAATataaagcatacagtacttttTTTTATCAGTACTAGACACATACTTTCATTAATCAAAGGACAAATGTatacaaaacaacaaaccaacagGAAACAAAAGACTGCATTTGGCACAGGGATTCTTTGAGCTAAATACTAACATGAGCAAATTCTTACATTGAGTAGTTGTACCTTTAttgtcagaatcagaatacttaaTCACTGAGGAAATAATGTATTATTTAGTAAGCAAGCTTTGCAATATTTGGTTATTTACACTAAATACCAAATATCACTGAGGCTAATATGAACCACTGAGGTTTGTACCTGACATAGGGTGAGGAAAGATTATGCAAGTTCTTTATCCTCTAGGAAACACAAATGTACTAACTGATCTATCCAATAATTCAGGCATCAGTCTGGatcaaagtaaactttaaaaaaaaaatccctctaaAAGTACTTAAGAGTTTCAGGAAGTTTCTCTGCGCATGCTTACTGTTTACCACTCCACCAGAGTAGTCGTTTCTGTGTGTAGTGTGAGCGATGCCCCGATGGCCGAGTTCATACACCTCCTCTACTCTCATCTCTTCCCTGTAGCCGCTGTCCACCACACCGTAGGCGTAGCTGTTCCCACAGCTGGTGGAAAACATGCCGCCAGACAGACGCGTCCCATTATTGTCCACATAGTACAGACCAGGACCCTGCAGAACAGACAGTCTGTAATATCTTCATTATTTTAAAGGCTAAAGTGgatgttgtgc from Pelmatolapia mariae isolate MD_Pm_ZW linkage group LG22, Pm_UMD_F_2, whole genome shotgun sequence harbors:
- the LOC135933161 gene encoding proteasome subunit beta type-8-like: MSGSAADCQYWERLLSKNCRLYRLRNNHRISVAAASKPLSNMMLGYRGMGLSMGSMICGWDKEGPGLYYVDNNGTRLSGGMFSTSCGNSYAYGVVDSGYREEMRVEEVYELGHRGIAHTTHRNDYSGGVTDA